One Culicoidibacter larvae genomic window, TGTAAAATGTTATTCTAAGTGTTACAATAAGGACACAACATTATAGAAAGAGTGATTAATGATGCCTGAAAAATTAGATAAGCCATTTTATATTGCACTTGGAAAATTACTTCGTACAAGAAGGCTTGAGCTAGGATATAGTTTAGAAGAAGTTGCAAACAGATTAAACAGTACAAAGAAAACAATATCAAGATACGAAACAGCAGAAAGCAGAATCAAAATGTCAACATTGCAGATGCTAAGCTCTGTACTAGACTTTGATCAAGATGTTTATTTGCAAAAAGCGAATGAGCAAATACAGTTAGAATTTCCAGATTTATTCTCGTTAGAAAATGCCGAATTAGCACGAACATACTTAAAAGAGAACTTCATGTTAATGGCGATGTCTGGTTCTGATTACAACAA contains:
- a CDS encoding helix-turn-helix domain-containing protein, with the protein product MMPEKLDKPFYIALGKLLRTRRLELGYSLEEVANRLNSTKKTISRYETAESRIKMSTLQMLSSVLDFDQDVYLQKANEQIQLEFPDLFSLENAELARTYLKENFMLMAMSGSDYNNKTDEEVVEMANFLKSQNLQTTAKFKKLFGKEND